The Candidatus Tumulicola sp. genome contains a region encoding:
- a CDS encoding adenosylhomocysteinase, which produces MPVLDRTAGDVKDMGLAEAGRSRIAWAAAYMPVLAQIRERFEQEKPLAGLRIGACLHVTTETANLMLALQAGGAEISLCASNPLSTQDDVAAALCEYGIPTYAIKGEDHPTYYGHIESVVATHPQMSMDDGCDLVTTIFTKHPELLDGMIGGCEETTTGVIRLKAMQKDGVLPYPVVAVNNAQTKYMFDNRYGTGQSTLDGIIRATNVLLAGRTLVVVGYGWCGRGIASRAAGLGAHVVVTEVDPRKAIEAQMDGFRVMPIADAAKIGDVFVTVTGNYHVIREEHFALMRDGAIVANSGHFNDELDLDGIKRLSRGVTTPRTFVEQFEMHDGRKVCILAEGRLINLAAGEGHPAAVMDMSFANQAMAAAYLAKNYTNLEKQVYDVPLEIDEEVAALKLASMGIDIDVLTPEQEKYMASWSEGT; this is translated from the coding sequence GTGCCAGTTTTGGATAGGACCGCCGGCGACGTCAAGGACATGGGATTAGCCGAGGCGGGCCGTTCGCGAATCGCATGGGCGGCGGCATACATGCCCGTGCTCGCGCAGATTCGCGAGCGCTTCGAACAGGAGAAGCCGCTAGCCGGCCTTCGCATTGGGGCGTGTCTGCACGTGACGACCGAAACCGCCAATCTGATGCTGGCCCTGCAAGCCGGCGGCGCCGAGATCTCGCTGTGCGCCAGCAATCCGTTGTCGACCCAAGACGACGTCGCGGCAGCGCTGTGCGAGTACGGGATTCCGACCTATGCAATCAAAGGTGAAGACCACCCCACGTATTACGGGCATATCGAATCGGTGGTCGCGACGCATCCGCAGATGTCGATGGACGATGGCTGCGACTTGGTGACGACCATCTTTACCAAACATCCCGAGCTGCTCGACGGCATGATCGGCGGATGTGAAGAGACGACCACCGGCGTCATTCGCCTCAAGGCGATGCAGAAGGACGGCGTGCTACCGTATCCCGTCGTTGCGGTCAACAACGCGCAAACGAAGTATATGTTCGATAACCGCTACGGAACCGGACAGTCGACGCTCGACGGCATCATCCGCGCGACCAACGTGTTGCTTGCGGGGCGAACTCTGGTCGTTGTCGGCTATGGCTGGTGCGGACGCGGTATCGCTTCGCGCGCGGCCGGTCTGGGCGCGCACGTCGTCGTCACCGAAGTCGATCCGCGTAAAGCGATCGAAGCACAGATGGACGGGTTCCGCGTGATGCCGATCGCCGACGCGGCGAAGATCGGCGATGTTTTCGTGACGGTGACCGGCAACTATCACGTGATTCGCGAGGAGCATTTCGCGCTGATGCGGGATGGCGCGATCGTCGCCAACTCAGGGCACTTTAACGACGAGTTGGATCTCGACGGTATCAAGCGATTGAGCCGCGGGGTCACGACGCCTCGCACGTTCGTCGAGCAGTTCGAGATGCACGATGGCCGTAAGGTCTGCATTTTGGCCGAAGGCCGGTTGATCAACCTCGCGGCCGGCGAGGGTCACCCGGCGGCGGTGATGGATATGTCGTTTGCCAATCAAGCCATGGCGGCTGCGTATCTCGCCAAGAATTATACAAATCTCGAAAAGCAAGTGTACGACGTGCCGCTCGAGATCGACGAGGAGGTCGCGGCGCTCAAGCTCGCATCGATGGGAATCGATATCGACGTGCTGACGCCCGAACAGGAGAAGTACATGGCATCTTGGTCGGAGGGAACCTAA
- a CDS encoding cyclodeaminase/cyclohydrolase family protein, with protein MRWFDMPTAFGAAALTSAGTFQGAASACANVDCVDTIDAYLERLASDAPVPGGGSAAAIVAALGAALVAMVGRLTFRAAKFIAFAPEAAELVRRADVLRRGLDEARARDERAFSSVVDAQAMPKNTDVERSARTAALQLALTEAADAPLHCAALAGDVIELAQGIAAAGNTGLASDVGCAAEFGAAAVAACAYNVRVNHRYMRDEASIERQKQALETIERDAAGRANAVRDLVNAALARA; from the coding sequence TTGCGTTGGTTCGATATGCCGACTGCCTTCGGCGCTGCCGCGCTTACCTCCGCCGGTACGTTCCAGGGCGCCGCAAGCGCCTGCGCCAACGTTGATTGCGTGGACACGATCGACGCCTATCTCGAACGGCTGGCTTCGGACGCGCCGGTACCCGGCGGCGGCAGTGCGGCCGCAATTGTCGCAGCGCTCGGGGCCGCCCTGGTCGCAATGGTCGGACGGCTCACGTTCCGCGCGGCGAAGTTTATTGCGTTCGCACCGGAAGCCGCAGAACTCGTGCGGCGGGCCGACGTGTTGCGGCGCGGTCTCGACGAGGCCCGGGCTCGTGACGAGCGAGCCTTCAGCTCGGTCGTCGACGCGCAGGCGATGCCGAAAAATACAGATGTCGAACGCTCGGCTCGTACTGCGGCGCTGCAACTTGCTCTCACCGAAGCAGCAGATGCACCGCTGCATTGCGCCGCGCTCGCGGGCGACGTGATCGAGTTGGCGCAAGGGATCGCCGCCGCCGGCAATACCGGGCTAGCGAGCGATGTGGGCTGTGCAGCGGAATTTGGAGCGGCGGCAGTCGCCGCGTGCGCCTATAACGTTCGCGTCAACCACCGCTACATGCGTGACGAAGCTTCTATAGAACGGCAAAAGCAGGCGCTCGAAACCATCGAACGCGATGCCGCCGGCCGTGCCAATGCCGTACGCGATCTGGTGAACGCCGCGCTCGCGCGCGCTTAG
- a CDS encoding PHP domain-containing protein — translation MVVDFHSHSNVSDGTLEPQALADFMAERKVEIFCISDHDTLGAYSQFEAGAGTRYITGIEINTTWRQNEVHVLGYNVPLGESPINELLEYNQEQRRQRAHKMVHQLRAAGYGLTIEDVLREAGEADSVGRPHVAKALVRTEMTESVSTAFRDLLGDGKPGYVPQLYTTPQKAIDSILAAGGIPVLAHPGRLRDRELIDELAPNGLRGIEVFYPLHEPADVAEFREKARHYGLVMTAGMDFHDIRYHTKGVGMDVDPADVADFLELVEVYA, via the coding sequence ATGGTAGTCGATTTTCATTCACACTCGAACGTGAGCGACGGAACGCTCGAACCACAAGCGCTGGCCGACTTCATGGCCGAACGCAAGGTCGAGATTTTTTGCATCTCCGATCACGATACGCTCGGTGCATACAGCCAGTTCGAGGCCGGAGCGGGCACGCGGTACATCACCGGCATCGAGATCAACACGACGTGGCGCCAGAACGAAGTCCACGTTTTGGGCTATAACGTGCCGTTGGGCGAGTCGCCGATTAACGAGCTGCTGGAATACAATCAAGAACAGCGGCGCCAACGCGCGCATAAAATGGTGCACCAATTGCGTGCCGCCGGCTACGGTCTGACGATCGAGGACGTGTTGCGCGAAGCGGGCGAGGCCGACTCCGTCGGACGTCCCCACGTCGCCAAGGCGCTGGTGCGCACCGAGATGACCGAGAGCGTTTCGACCGCCTTTCGCGACCTGCTTGGAGACGGCAAGCCGGGCTACGTGCCGCAGCTCTACACCACCCCGCAAAAAGCGATCGACTCGATCCTAGCGGCCGGTGGAATTCCCGTGCTCGCGCATCCGGGTCGCTTGCGCGATCGCGAACTCATCGACGAACTCGCACCCAATGGGTTGCGCGGTATCGAAGTGTTTTATCCGTTGCACGAGCCGGCGGACGTCGCCGAGTTTCGTGAGAAAGCGCGTCACTACGGCTTGGTTATGACGGCGGGCATGGACTTTCACGACATCCGTTATCACACCAAGGGCGTCGGGATGGACGTCGACCCTGCCGACGTGGCCGATTTCCTCGAACTTGTGGAAGTGTACGCCTAA
- a CDS encoding stage V sporulation protein S codes for MSVDGPLKVSGKSSPNAVAGALAASLRERESAELQAVGAAAINQAVKAVAIARGYLKPSGFEVVCVPAFVTVAIGENERTGISLVVERRPISTGEASL; via the coding sequence GTGAGCGTCGACGGTCCGCTCAAAGTGTCCGGCAAAAGCAGTCCCAACGCGGTCGCTGGCGCGCTGGCGGCGTCGCTGCGCGAACGCGAATCGGCCGAACTGCAGGCTGTCGGTGCGGCAGCTATCAATCAGGCAGTCAAAGCCGTGGCGATTGCCCGTGGCTATCTCAAGCCATCCGGATTTGAAGTCGTGTGCGTTCCCGCGTTCGTCACCGTCGCGATCGGTGAGAACGAGCGCACCGGCATCTCGCTCGTGGTCGAACGCCGGCCCATCTCAACTGGAGAAGCCTCCTTATAA
- a CDS encoding TIGR00282 family metallophosphoesterase: MTSTTITILLIGDVVGSPGRDTLKRCVALAREQHAVDACIANGENAAGGFGLTAQTATEMFESGVDFITSGNHIYDKRDFKDYLESSDRVIRPANYPPTAPGHGSGTFTAGGVTIGVLNLMGRTFMPPVDDPFRCADEQLEDLSRRSKVIVVDVHAEATSEKVALGQYLDGRVACVYGTHTHVQTSDEQILPKGTAYISDVGMTGPSAGVIGMESRAVLDRFLNGVSDRFNVQKDGPKQFCAAVVTIDAATGTASAIKRIFLRGLA; this comes from the coding sequence ATAACCTCAACAACGATTACCATCCTGCTCATCGGCGACGTCGTCGGTTCGCCCGGTCGCGATACACTCAAGCGATGTGTGGCGCTGGCGCGCGAGCAGCACGCTGTGGATGCCTGCATCGCGAACGGCGAAAACGCCGCCGGCGGTTTCGGCCTGACCGCGCAAACGGCGACCGAAATGTTCGAAAGCGGCGTCGACTTCATCACGAGCGGCAATCATATCTACGATAAACGCGACTTCAAGGACTACCTCGAGTCGAGCGATCGCGTGATTCGGCCGGCCAACTATCCGCCCACCGCTCCCGGCCACGGGAGCGGTACGTTCACGGCGGGGGGCGTCACGATCGGCGTTCTGAATTTGATGGGCCGCACGTTTATGCCGCCGGTCGACGACCCGTTTCGCTGTGCCGACGAGCAGCTCGAAGACCTGAGCCGGCGCTCGAAGGTCATCGTGGTCGACGTGCACGCGGAAGCGACGTCCGAAAAGGTCGCATTAGGTCAGTATCTGGATGGACGCGTCGCCTGCGTGTACGGTACGCACACGCACGTACAGACTTCCGACGAACAGATTTTGCCCAAGGGTACGGCATACATCAGCGATGTCGGAATGACCGGCCCGTCCGCGGGTGTCATTGGGATGGAGTCGCGCGCGGTACTCGATCGGTTTCTCAATGGAGTCTCGGACCGCTTCAACGTTCAGAAGGACGGGCCAAAACAGTTTTGCGCCGCGGTCGTCACCATCGACGCGGCGACCGGAACCGCGTCGGCAATCAAACGGATATTCTTGCGAGGCCTGGCATAA
- a CDS encoding TonB-dependent receptor, producing the protein MPRFVLAALAVILFCVPAAPISAAVTALVRGTVTLDGKPAAGATVVLEGEGSRFTVTSDSQGNYVFSQVPFGTYRIIAKLPNVHELQIPVTVSSDTVATINVPLTTHLQEIARTTVVATAGVQANAPSVNQINRSAIAASPVQNSLDKLISTLPGVVPFSYNEPIVNGFHGVTYNIDGAPLPLATTSNFAEIVDPKNIDSLELLTGAIPAEYGGDRMGGVVNIITSRPTDLPEGFYGTLEAGGGNQDQLIGSLDTAARFGSSEIFLNANSQSTSRGLDAPTLDPIHDNSSQSDQFLRFITQLSPRSTLAFDYSNQLAIFQIPINTDPNNRYDPIYTPAATDDVQREYDKFSNLNFTQTSKDGDGVFQVVPWWRSTRVNYDGDLPNDVLGVTPPFGADLRCAVCAQPDDGSGATQNVGLLSNTDASYVGLRMSDFRATKHHAWKVGIDINRENLTASQAFGCYYPDCASGGEHSQPYYLVASTDQAQAGSQVGAYIQDKWQFSPNVELNYGLRYDHSTGYTSGFQWSPRIGLNIWDGGKNTAHVYYGKFYAAPLLEDVRQDCVVLQGCSGTPVYNLKPESDSYFETGLVHTFSNQLSGSINVFRKTAVNILDTTQLLDTPLFAVFNNAIGLDTGMEVRLNGRVPNGNEWFLTGTVSGSYAACVSGSTFLFPPNTNAPGESCVAQLSPEDHDETVVSTAGYTWRFGKRKQWFTTLQGNYGSGFPVEFESSNTVLSGRLPAHTTFDLAAGRSLAPGRGTDQGLGVSLIVSNILNHQYPIKVANGFNTTQIANGTNVLFRLSAPF; encoded by the coding sequence ATGCCTCGTTTCGTCCTGGCGGCGCTGGCCGTCATCTTGTTTTGCGTACCCGCGGCGCCCATTTCTGCCGCGGTGACCGCCCTCGTTCGCGGCACCGTCACCCTCGATGGTAAGCCGGCGGCGGGTGCCACCGTCGTCCTCGAGGGCGAAGGCTCGCGCTTCACGGTCACTTCAGATTCCCAGGGAAACTACGTCTTCTCACAAGTGCCCTTCGGAACGTACCGCATCATCGCCAAGTTGCCCAACGTTCACGAACTGCAAATTCCGGTCACCGTCTCGAGCGACACCGTCGCCACCATCAACGTCCCGCTGACGACCCATTTGCAAGAGATTGCGCGGACGACCGTCGTCGCCACCGCCGGCGTACAAGCCAACGCGCCGTCGGTGAATCAGATCAACCGCTCGGCCATCGCCGCATCGCCGGTGCAGAACAGCCTCGACAAGCTCATCTCGACGCTCCCGGGAGTCGTGCCGTTCTCGTACAACGAGCCGATCGTCAACGGGTTCCATGGCGTCACCTACAACATCGACGGTGCGCCGTTGCCGCTCGCGACGACGTCGAACTTTGCCGAGATCGTCGATCCCAAAAACATCGACTCGCTCGAACTGTTGACCGGCGCTATTCCGGCCGAATACGGTGGCGACCGTATGGGCGGCGTCGTCAACATCATCACCAGCCGGCCCACCGATCTACCGGAAGGTTTTTACGGGACGCTCGAAGCCGGCGGCGGAAACCAAGATCAGCTGATCGGCAGTCTCGATACCGCCGCGCGCTTTGGTTCGAGCGAAATTTTCCTCAACGCCAATTCGCAGAGCACCAGTCGCGGATTAGACGCTCCGACGTTGGACCCGATTCACGACAACTCGTCGCAGAGCGATCAGTTCTTGCGATTCATCACGCAACTGAGCCCGCGGTCGACGCTGGCGTTCGATTACTCCAATCAGCTAGCGATTTTTCAGATTCCGATCAATACCGATCCCAATAACCGGTACGACCCGATCTATACGCCGGCTGCAACCGACGACGTACAGCGCGAATACGACAAGTTTTCCAATCTGAACTTTACGCAGACGTCGAAAGACGGCGACGGCGTTTTTCAGGTCGTTCCGTGGTGGCGTTCGACGCGCGTCAACTACGACGGCGATTTACCCAACGACGTTCTCGGCGTTACGCCGCCGTTCGGTGCCGATCTCCGTTGTGCTGTGTGTGCCCAACCCGATGACGGGTCGGGCGCGACGCAGAACGTCGGCCTGCTCTCCAACACCGACGCGTCATACGTCGGATTGCGTATGTCGGATTTTCGCGCAACCAAACATCACGCTTGGAAAGTCGGCATCGATATCAATCGTGAGAATTTGACGGCAAGTCAAGCATTTGGATGCTATTATCCCGACTGCGCATCGGGAGGCGAGCACTCGCAACCGTATTACCTCGTGGCGTCCACCGATCAGGCCCAAGCCGGCTCGCAAGTCGGCGCGTACATTCAAGACAAGTGGCAGTTTTCGCCCAACGTGGAGCTCAACTACGGTTTGCGATACGATCACTCGACCGGATACACCAGCGGTTTCCAATGGAGTCCGCGCATCGGACTCAACATCTGGGACGGTGGTAAGAATACCGCGCACGTCTACTACGGTAAGTTCTACGCCGCCCCACTACTCGAAGACGTGCGACAGGATTGCGTCGTCTTACAAGGTTGCTCGGGAACGCCGGTCTACAATTTGAAACCTGAAAGCGATTCGTATTTCGAAACCGGTTTGGTGCATACGTTCAGTAACCAACTTTCCGGTTCGATCAACGTTTTCCGCAAAACCGCCGTCAACATTCTCGACACGACGCAACTGCTCGACACGCCGTTGTTTGCCGTATTCAATAACGCGATCGGTCTCGACACCGGTATGGAAGTGCGCCTGAACGGCCGCGTGCCGAACGGCAACGAATGGTTCCTTACCGGAACCGTTTCGGGATCGTATGCTGCGTGCGTGTCGGGGTCGACGTTCTTGTTTCCGCCCAATACGAACGCGCCCGGTGAATCGTGCGTCGCGCAACTCTCGCCGGAAGACCACGATGAAACGGTCGTATCGACCGCCGGTTATACCTGGCGGTTTGGTAAGCGCAAACAGTGGTTCACCACGCTGCAGGGCAACTACGGCAGCGGTTTTCCGGTCGAATTCGAAAGCTCGAACACCGTTCTCAGTGGGCGCTTACCGGCGCATACAACGTTCGATCTGGCGGCGGGGCGCAGCCTGGCGCCGGGCCGCGGAACCGACCAGGGACTCGGAGTCTCGTTGATCGTGAGTAACATCCTCAATCACCAGTATCCGATTAAAGTCGCCAACGGATTCAACACGACGCAAATCGCGAACGGCACAAACGTGTTGTTCCGCCTTAGCGCCCCGTTCTAA
- the rfaD gene encoding ADP-glyceromanno-heptose 6-epimerase, whose protein sequence is MTDLSSRRLVVTGGAGFIGSALVWALNRRGIDDILIVDRLDETEKWKHLVPLRFADYVDADDFLARALDGDDFGDVGTIVHLGACSSTTETDSDYLMRNNFEYTKQLALWAVDNAARFVYASSAATYGARETDLSDRLDLRDLRPLNMYAYSKHLFDLYAARTGLDSAICGIKYFNVFGPNEDHKGNMRSLVHKAFEQIRDGGTVSLFKSYRPEFADGEQQRDFVYVKDAVDMTLFLTESEASGLYNVGSGKAQTWLELVRPIFAALGRDEKIEFVDMPDQLRPKYQYATCARMDSLREAGYAKAPTSLSDAVTDYVRHYLVPGKSLDPADESAS, encoded by the coding sequence ATGACGGATCTCTCTAGCCGAAGGCTCGTCGTCACCGGCGGCGCCGGTTTTATCGGAAGCGCTCTGGTTTGGGCGTTGAATCGTCGCGGCATCGACGACATCTTGATCGTCGATCGCCTCGACGAAACCGAGAAGTGGAAACACTTAGTGCCGCTGCGCTTTGCCGACTACGTCGATGCCGACGACTTTTTGGCACGCGCCCTCGATGGCGATGACTTCGGCGACGTCGGAACCATCGTGCACTTAGGCGCGTGCTCGTCGACGACCGAGACGGATTCCGATTATCTGATGCGCAACAACTTCGAATATACCAAGCAACTCGCGCTGTGGGCGGTGGATAACGCCGCCCGGTTCGTCTATGCTTCGTCGGCTGCAACCTACGGGGCACGCGAAACCGATCTTTCGGATCGTCTCGATCTTCGCGACCTGCGACCGCTCAATATGTACGCGTATTCGAAGCATTTGTTCGATCTCTACGCCGCGCGCACCGGACTCGACAGTGCGATCTGCGGAATCAAATATTTCAACGTCTTCGGGCCGAACGAAGACCATAAAGGCAACATGCGTAGCTTAGTGCATAAGGCGTTCGAGCAAATTCGCGATGGCGGTACCGTGTCGTTGTTCAAGAGCTACCGGCCAGAATTCGCCGACGGCGAGCAGCAACGCGATTTCGTGTACGTGAAAGACGCGGTCGACATGACGCTGTTTCTCACGGAGTCGGAGGCATCCGGTCTGTATAACGTCGGATCCGGAAAAGCCCAGACGTGGCTGGAGCTGGTGCGCCCGATCTTCGCAGCGCTCGGACGCGACGAGAAAATCGAGTTCGTCGATATGCCCGATCAACTTCGGCCCAAATATCAATATGCGACGTGTGCGCGGATGGACTCGCTGCGCGAAGCCGGATACGCAAAGGCGCCGACGTCGTTGTCCGACGCGGTGACCGACTACGTTCGACACTACTTAGTTCCGGGCAAATCGCTCGACCCAGCCGACGAATCGGCCTCATAA
- a CDS encoding TlpA disulfide reductase family protein, translating to MNQKNLAVATVAIIAAIVVGAVVWHFAAPSHRVESASQPPPLGQATVGTIAPEFVLPTTDGLFDMQKARKPVFLEVFATWCPHCQRMTTVVDQLYNAYKSRASFIGVSGSNQGMDGTSEASQADVLAWMQRFKVAYPIAYDPSLTVANSYLRGGFPTFAIVGRDGKVTYLNSGELKYSDLAAALDTALR from the coding sequence GTGAACCAGAAAAACCTCGCCGTCGCCACCGTGGCAATCATCGCTGCGATCGTCGTAGGCGCGGTCGTGTGGCACTTCGCCGCACCCTCGCACCGCGTCGAATCGGCATCGCAACCTCCACCGCTCGGTCAAGCCACGGTTGGAACGATCGCTCCAGAGTTCGTTCTGCCGACGACGGACGGATTGTTCGACATGCAAAAAGCGCGCAAACCGGTGTTTCTGGAAGTGTTTGCAACGTGGTGTCCGCACTGCCAGCGCATGACGACCGTTGTCGACCAGCTGTATAATGCGTATAAATCGCGAGCGTCGTTTATCGGCGTTTCTGGCAGCAATCAAGGGATGGACGGCACGAGCGAGGCGTCGCAAGCCGACGTACTGGCGTGGATGCAGCGCTTCAAGGTTGCCTATCCGATCGCATACGATCCATCGTTGACCGTCGCCAACAGCTACCTTCGGGGCGGCTTTCCGACCTTCGCGATCGTCGGACGGGATGGTAAGGTTACGTATTTGAACAGCGGCGAGCTGAAATATTCAGATCTCGCCGCCGCTCTCGATACCGCGTTGCGCTAG
- a CDS encoding MauE/DoxX family redox-associated membrane protein, with amino-acid sequence MSAIVLLLRVALGATLIAAGALKIPHPEQLAAAIAGFRLLPAGVVAPLALGLPYFEVLVGLYVAIGLFTRIAAWVACAQFVVYAGAIASAVVRGIPASCGCFGPTDTATADWPHVAVDLGLALVGAVVAFGAPGPLSVDRRLRKS; translated from the coding sequence ATGTCCGCGATCGTTTTGTTATTACGCGTCGCCCTGGGCGCGACGTTGATCGCGGCCGGCGCACTCAAAATCCCGCACCCGGAACAACTGGCGGCCGCCATCGCCGGCTTCCGGCTATTGCCCGCGGGCGTCGTCGCGCCGCTCGCGTTAGGGCTGCCCTATTTCGAAGTGCTGGTGGGCCTATACGTTGCGATCGGCCTATTCACGCGCATCGCAGCATGGGTTGCCTGCGCGCAGTTCGTGGTGTACGCGGGCGCGATCGCCTCGGCGGTCGTGCGCGGCATTCCGGCTTCGTGCGGGTGCTTCGGTCCGACCGATACCGCGACCGCCGATTGGCCGCATGTAGCGGTCGACCTCGGACTCGCACTAGTCGGCGCCGTCGTCGCGTTCGGAGCGCCTGGCCCACTGTCCGTCGATAGGAGATTGCGAAAGTCGTGA